AAAAGGTTTAATCACACTAAATGCTTATCGCACCCTCACCCTAGTGGCTGATCCTGATACTGTACGTTTTGGTTGGGCAAATAAAAATATTATTAAAAATTTAACGCGCAATGAGGTTCTGTCTCAATTGGAAAAAAGTCGAGAAGCCAATCGTGCTGTATCGCCGTATACCCGTGAACAGTGGGCAGAGCGTATTGATAAAGAGATAACCACCCTTTCCCAATTACCTGAAAATGCAAAATTAAAAATAAAACGCCCCGTAAAAGTACAACCTATTGCTCGTGTTTGGTATTCGGAGCTTCAAAAACAAGTGCAATATGCGTGTCCCTTGCCTTTATTAGCTTTCTACATTGATAAAGAGAGCGATTTTAAACCGATTATTGGCGAACTCCCTGATTATGATGCCGATAACATTCAAATTCGCCATCGCCCTAAAGCTAAGAAGTTACAACTGATTATTCCAAGAATGCATTTATATCTTGAAGTTAATTAATAAGCTTAATCGAACTTCCTTGAAGGATTTGTATAATGTTATCATTAAGATGAATAAATTGGTTATCTTCAATTTTCAAATTAATGGAGATCACTACATTATTTTTTAATACAAAAATCATTTTTTCTCGCGTTAACGTAATACGCTCAAGACTATTAATAGCTTCAATATCAGATAAATGTGTCATTAAACCGATAGAATTATCAATACCTTCATCTTCATCATCAAATCTTGAAAGAATAATGAAATGATCAGGAGAAACAGCATCATCCCCTATTCCTATAATGGTGACATCATCTTCGACATAACAATTAATTTCTGTCGCAGTAAACGTAATTTCTTCAGTCATTATTTTTCCTATCAGATCTAAAAATCCCGCCATTATAGCGGGATTTAATTTCTGC
This genomic stretch from Proteus vulgaris harbors:
- the tus gene encoding DNA replication terminus site-binding protein, with translation MSKYDFIEQFNLCFKQLETEINALIEKLKKLTLLPSAVFELPDITKEEEHDDVTRVTVSPSYNEDARELTLKLMANLFIYDNAPHISSKRAIRLPGVLCFGTNNIEFKSVKGDIERINSLKKQLSDIVTKESGISKEERFDFVHNQLKGLITLNAYRTLTLVADPDTVRFGWANKNIIKNLTRNEVLSQLEKSREANRAVSPYTREQWAERIDKEITTLSQLPENAKLKIKRPVKVQPIARVWYSELQKQVQYACPLPLLAFYIDKESDFKPIIGELPDYDADNIQIRHRPKAKKLQLIIPRMHLYLEVN